The following is a genomic window from Niabella soli DSM 19437.
TATTTATGTACGTTTGTCCACTATAATTCAACAATGCAGGCACGATTTGAAATAAGCGGTGAAAACTTTATTGATCCTGATAACAGCGTACTGGTGGCCCAAACCGGCCCGGGATATTTTGCCTACGCTTTTTGTGATACTACGGGCTCCAGGCTTGGAGAACTGAAATGGTTTGATACCAATAATACAACGCTTTCGGCAATAACCGGAGGGCTGCCTGCCTTAAAAAATTCCTGTCAGAAGAAACGGATCATTTTTGATTATCCTGTTTATTCCCTTCTTCCTGTGGAGTTAAACCACGGAGACAACAGTGCTTTATTGCATCTTGCGGGTGGAAATATCCAGGATCACATTCTTACTGAAATTGTCGGCAAGCAAATAGCGCTTAATTATTCAGTGCCTTTTGCACTGCTGAACCAGTGCATTGCCGATCTGCCGGGAGCTTCCTACTGGCATTTGCAAAGTGTGCGGATCACAGAAGCCCTGCACCAGAAGGACAGTGCCGCGATCTATGTAAATATTGTCGATAATAATTGCTCCGTTGTTGTAACAAAGGAGGGGAAACTATTGCTGGCACAATATTATACTTACCGGGCTCCGGAAGACCTGTTGTTTTATTTATTAAAAATTGCTGAGGTGCATGACCTGTCTCAACAAGAAGCCCAGTTGCAGATATCCGGATTGGTTGAAGCCGACTCAAAATTATATCGATTGTTATACGACTATTTTTTGAATATTCATTTGCAAAATGCCGGTTGGGCCACCAATGAACAATCGATGCCGGTTCCCGCACATTATTTTACTACCTTAAAACAGGCCGCTGCATGCGCATTATAGCAGGATCCCTGGGAGGCAGAAAAATTAATCCGCCGTCAAAAATGCCTTATACCCGCCCCACAACAGATGTGGCAAAAGAAGGGCTATTTAATGTATTACAGCACCGTATTGATTTTGAAGGGATGAAAACACTGGATATTTTTGGCGGCACCGGCAGCATCAGTTATGAGCTGGCCAGCCGGGGTGCCGGCGACCTTACCATTGTTGAAAAGGACAATCAAATGTTCGATTTTATTAAAAAGACGGCCACTGCCCTTAAAATTGAGAACATGAAATTTGTCAAAATGGACGTTTTCAAATACCTGGAATCCTGCAACACCACCTATGATTTTATTTTTGCCGGCCCGCCCTATGCGTTGACCACTATTGATGAACTGCCCAGGATCATTATCGAAAAAAAATTGCTGAACGAGGAGGGCTGGTTTGTGCTGGAACACACGCCCCGTAATGATTACAAGCAATTTGAAAAATACAGTTTCGAGAAAAATTACGGCACTACTATCTTTTCGGTTTTTATTAATGGTTAAAAATAGGGTTGACCTGAAATCTCAAACTGATAATCAGCCTGGAATCAGATAAGGAAGCTTTTTCTGATTTTGCATAATCGGAATAAATTTCCCGCTGATTTTCGCGGATCGACACTGTATGAACGATCTGCGCAGATCAGCGAGCCCAAAAGAATTTTAAAACAGATATCGCAGATTTCCACAGAAGGAACAAGTGTAATCCGCGCGTTGCCCTGGCAAAGATCTGCGAGAATCTGCGGGCCAAAAAAATTCTTTTGGCCGGTCTGACTAATGATTAAAAATAGCCCCACAGGCGATAAAATAATGAAGGGAGGCTATAAACCTCGCATAGCAGTTAGTAAACCTCTTTTCATTATTTTTACCAATGCTAAAAACGGAAATCAGGAAAATATATCTCCAAAAGCGCACAGCAATTGACCCAAAAGATCAAAGGATCTGGGATGACCTGTTGTTAATTCAATTTCAGCAACTGGCACTGCCACCCGTTCATTCCGTGCTCACTTATGCTGCAATTGAAAGCAGAAAAGAGATCAGTACCGATGCGCTGCTGGGTTACCTGGAGTTCCGCAACCCCGGGCTGGAGATCGCTTACCCCGTCTTTGATCATAGGAACAGCATAATGAACGCCGTATGGGTTACAGACAATACTTTTTTTGAAGTAAATAGCTTAGGCATCAGCGAACCCGAAAACGGCGCGGCAGCGGCTCCGGAAAACTTTGACCTGGTTTTGGTTCCGCTGCTGAGCTTTGATAAAGCCGGATTCCGGGTGGGATATGGCAAGGGGGTATACGATAAATACCTGAAACAGGTGCGGCCAGATGCGATTAAAGTAGGGTTAAGTTATTTTGAACCGCTATCAAAAATTGATGACACTGATGAATTTGACATACCTTTAAACTATTGTATCACTCCGCAGGGGATTTATGAGTTTTAAGAACGTTATCAAAAAGAAGAATAAACTGTTACTACCCGTTTCCTGGCTTTACCTCACCGGCGTCCGGTTTTTTAATTTTCTATATGATTCGGGAATAAAAAAGTCAACTACTTTTTCACTCCCGGTTATTTGTATCGGAAATCTTTCCGTAGGAGGAACGGGTAAGTCACCCATGGTG
Proteins encoded in this region:
- a CDS encoding DUF3822 family protein; translated protein: MQARFEISGENFIDPDNSVLVAQTGPGYFAYAFCDTTGSRLGELKWFDTNNTTLSAITGGLPALKNSCQKKRIIFDYPVYSLLPVELNHGDNSALLHLAGGNIQDHILTEIVGKQIALNYSVPFALLNQCIADLPGASYWHLQSVRITEALHQKDSAAIYVNIVDNNCSVVVTKEGKLLLAQYYTYRAPEDLLFYLLKIAEVHDLSQQEAQLQISGLVEADSKLYRLLYDYFLNIHLQNAGWATNEQSMPVPAHYFTTLKQAAACAL
- a CDS encoding 5-formyltetrahydrofolate cyclo-ligase; translated protein: MLKTEIRKIYLQKRTAIDPKDQRIWDDLLLIQFQQLALPPVHSVLTYAAIESRKEISTDALLGYLEFRNPGLEIAYPVFDHRNSIMNAVWVTDNTFFEVNSLGISEPENGAAAAPENFDLVLVPLLSFDKAGFRVGYGKGVYDKYLKQVRPDAIKVGLSYFEPLSKIDDTDEFDIPLNYCITPQGIYEF
- a CDS encoding RsmD family RNA methyltransferase gives rise to the protein MRIIAGSLGGRKINPPSKMPYTRPTTDVAKEGLFNVLQHRIDFEGMKTLDIFGGTGSISYELASRGAGDLTIVEKDNQMFDFIKKTATALKIENMKFVKMDVFKYLESCNTTYDFIFAGPPYALTTIDELPRIIIEKKLLNEEGWFVLEHTPRNDYKQFEKYSFEKNYGTTIFSVFING